The DNA segment GCGACAGCGTCCCGGCCACCGGCAATGCCGCCAGCGTCACCTTCGTGCCGAGCGCCAACTGGAACGGCGAGACCGCCTTCGACTACGCCGCGGTGGACAACCTGGGCCTGGACGACGGCAGCGCGGCCACCGCCACCCTCACCGTCAATCCGGTCAACGATGCCCCGCAGACCCTGGCCACCAGCGCCACCGGCGACGAGGATGCCACCGGCATTCCGGTCAGCCTCAGCGGTTCGGACCTCGACGGCAACGTCGCCAGCTTCGTCATCAAGTCCCTGCCGGCCAACGGCACCCTGTGGCTCAACGGCACGCAACTGACCGTCGGCGACAGCGTCCCGGCCACCGGCAATGCCGCCAGCGTCACCTTCGTGCCGAGCGCCAACTGGAACGGCGAGACCGCCTTCGACTACGCCGCGGTGGACAACCTGGGCCTGGACGACGGCAGCGCGGCCACCGCCACCCTCACCGTCAATCCGGTCAACGATGCCCCGCAGACCCTGGCCACCAGCGCCACCGGCGATGAAGATGCCGCCGGCATTCCGGTCAGCCTCAGCGGTTCGGACCTCGACGGCAGCGTCGCCCACTTCGTCATCAAGTCCCTGCCGGCCAACGGCACCCTGTGGCTCAACGGCGTGCAGCTGGCCATCGGCGACAGCGTCCCGGCCACCGGCAATGCCGCCAGCGTCACCTTCGTGCCGAGCGCCAACTGGAACGGCGAGACCGCCTTCGACTACGCCGCGGTGGACAACCTGGGCCTGGACGACGGCAGCGCGGCCACCGCCACCCTCACCGTCAATCCGGTCAACGATGCCCCGCAGACCCTGGCCACCAGCGCCACCGGCGATGAAGATGCCGCCGGCATTCCGGTCAGCCTCAGCGGTTCGGACCTCGACGGCAGCGTCGCCCACTTCGTCATCAAGTCCCTGCCGGCCAACGGCACCCTGTGGCTCAACGGCGTGCAGCTGGCCATCGGCGACAGCGTCCCGGCCACCGGCAATGCCGCCAGCGTCACCTTCGTGCCGAGCGCCAACTGGAACGGCGAGACCGCCTTCGACTACGCCGCGGTGGACAACCTGGGCCTGGACGACGGCAGCGCGGCCACCGCCACCCTCACCGTCAATCCGGTCAACGATGCCCCGCAGACCCTGGCCACCAGCGCCACCGGCGATGAAGATGCCGCCGGCATTCCGGTCAGCCTCAGCGGTTCGGACCTCGACGGCAGCGTCGCCCACTTCGTCATCAAGTCCCTGCCGGCCAACGGCACCCTGTGGCTCAACGGCGTGCAGCTGGCCATCGGCGACAGCGTCCCGGCCACCGGCAATGCCGCCAGCGTCACCTTCGTGCCGAGCGCCAACTGGAACGGCGAGACCGCCTTCGACTACGCCGCGGTGGACAACCTGGGCCTGGAAGACGGCAGCGCGGCCACCGCCACCCTCACCGTCAACCCGGTCAACGATGCCCCGCAGACCCTGGCCACCAGCGCCACCGGCGATGAAGATGCCGCCGGCATTCCGGTCAGCCTCAGCGGTTCGGACCTCGACGGCAGCGTCGCCAGCTTCGTCATCAAGTCCCTGCCGGCCAACGGCACCCTGTGGCTCAACGGCACGCAACTGACCGTCGGCGACAGCGTCCCGGCCACCGGCAATGCCGCCAGCGTCACCTTCGTGCCGAGCGCCAACTGGAACGGCGAGACCGCCTTCGACTACGCCGCGGTGGACAACCTGGGCCTGGACGACGGCAGCGCGGCCACCGCCACCCTCACCGTCAATCCGGTCAACGATGCCCCGCAGACCCTGGCCACCAGCGCCACCGGCGATGAAGATGCCGCCGGCATTCCGGTCAGCCTCAGCGGTTCGGACCTCGACGGCAGCGTCGCCCACTTCGTCATCAAGTCCCTGCCGGCCAACGGCACCCTGTGGCTCAACGGCGTGCAACTGACCGTCGGCGACAGCGTCCCGGCCACCGGCAATGCCGCCAGCGTCACCTTCGTGCCGAGCGCCAACTGGAACGGCGAGACCGCCTTCGACTACGCCGCGGTGGACAACCTGGGCCTGGACGACGGCAGCGCGGCCACCGCCACCCTCACCGTCAATCCGGTCAACGATGCCCCGCAGACCCTGGCCACCAGCGCCACCGGCGACGAGGATGCCGCCGGCATTCCGGTCAACCTCAGTGGTTCGGACCTCGACGGCAGCGTCGCCCACTTCGTCATCAAGTCCCTGCCGGCCAACGGCACCCTGTGGCTCAACGGCACGCAACTGACCGTCGGCGACAGCGTCCCGGCCACCGGCAATGCCGCCAGCGTCACCTTCGTGCCGAGCGCCAACTGGAACGGCGAGACCGCCTTCGACTACGCCGCGGTGGACAACCTGGGCCTGGACGACGGCAGCGCGGCCACCGCCACCCTCACCGTCAATCCGGTCAACGATGCCCCGCAGACCCTGGCCACCAGCGCCACCGGCGACGAGGATGCCGCCGGCATTCCGGTCAGCCTCAGCGGTTCGGACCTCGACGGCAGCGTCGCCCACTTCGTCATCAAGTCCCTGCCGGCCAACGGCACCCTGTGGCTCAACGGCACGCAACTGACCGTCGGCGACAGCGTCCCGGCCACCGGCAATGCCGCCAGCGTCACCTTCGTGCCGAGCGCCAACTGGAACGGCGAGACCGCCTTCGACTACGCCGCGGTGGACAACCTGGGCCTGGACGACGGCAGCGCGGCCACCGCCACCCTCACCGTCAATCCGGTCAACGATGCCCCGCAGACCCTGGCCACCAGCGCCACCGGCGATGAAGACAGCCTGATCGCCATCAGCCTGAGCGGCTCGGATATGGACGGTACGATCGCCAGCTTCAAGATCACCTCGATGCCGCAGCACGGGACTTTCTACAGCGATGCGGCCGGCACCATCGCCATCACTGCTGCGAGCGTCATCGCAGCAGCTAGCAATGGCGCGACCATCTACTTCCGCCCCGACAGCAACTGGAACGGCACCACCACCTTCCAGTACGCCGCCACGGACAACAGCGGCCTGGCGGATGCCACCCCGGCTACCGGCACCCTCACCGTCGCCCCGGTCAACGACGCCCCGAACATCGTCGATGCCAGCGTCTCGATGAACGAGAACGTGCCCGCCAACACGCAGGTGTTCGACGTCAACGACAGCTTCTCCGGCAATGATCGGGATGTGGACGGCCAGGCCATCACCTACAGCATCACCGGCGGAAATGGCAGCAGTATCTTCGTCATCAACCCGACCACCGGTGTGATCAGCATTGCCCCCGGCAAGACCCTCGACTACGAGACCGCCAGGCAGCACGTACTGACCGTCACCGCCAGTGACGGCACCCTGATCGATACTGCTCAGATCACCGTCAACGTCAACAACCTGCCGGACACTCCGCCGTCGGTAACCGGCGGCAGCAAACTGGTATCGGAGACCGGCCTGAGGAGCACCACTGATACCGACACCAGCAACCTGGCAACTGGCAAGGTCACCATCACCCATGATTCGGTGACCACCGTTACCCTGGTTACGCCCAGTGGAACGACATTGAAATCGGGTGGCACCACTGTCACCTGGGGCCTCAGCACCGACGGCAGGACCCTGACCGGCAGTGCGGGCACCGATAAAGTCATCACCGTCTCCATCGACGACCTGGGCAACTACTCGGTCAACCTGCTGAAGCCGATCGACCACCCGGATGCCACCTCCCCGGACGTGCTCAACCTGAACGTCGGAGTCAAAGTCAAGGATGCCTACAACAACGAAGGCACCGGTACCCTGACCGTGCAGATCCAAGACGATGTCCCCACTGCGGCACCGGGGGGCATTACCATCGATATCCCGGTCAGCAGTATCAACATCTCCGGGCTGGAGGCGGGCTTCGTCAACCCGATATCCACCGCCGGTGACACGTCCGGCCTGACCCAATCCAATACGGATACCGACAGCTATATCGATAAGCTCAACTGGGGTGGCAGCAGCGGGTCTGGCTATACCTTCGTAGACAACGAAGCCTATCGCACCTCCGGGCCGAGCCTGCCCGACAGCGACTTCAAGGTCGGGACCTTCACACATAACAACTTCCCGATCAGCGGCACCTCCCTGCGCAGTGTTGACCTTGTCGTGAAACTGACCGTAATGATCGACGGTGTGCCGACCGTCATCGAACACACTGTCCACCTGAACCATACGGAAACTCCGAACAACGCGTCCAACACCCAGGATCCGGCGAATGACGACATCATCCGTCTGGACAACACCACCCTGGTCAAGCAGTTCACCGTGGGCGACCGCACCTTTGAATTCGAAATCAAGGGCTTCCTCGATCCGAGGACAGGAGGCGTTGTTACCGAAATTCGTACGACCGAAAATGCGGCCTCGTCCTTCGACCTGTACGCCGTGGTGAAATCCACCGATGGTCTCCCGCTGAACAGCGGCGATGTTTCCACCGTCACCACCACTGGTGCGGACGGAGATGTCCTGGTAAGTGGCAGCGACGCCAGCGTCAGCTGGATAGGGGCTACCCAGCAGGCCGATGGCAGCTTCACCATCACCAACGCGTTCGGCACCTTCACCGGCTGGGCGGACGGGCGTTACCGCTTCGAAGTCAGCCGCGAAGCCCGCGACAACTTCAACGCGGATCAGATCGAGAAGCTCAAGTTCAACTACGTAGTAACCGATGGCGACGGCGACAAGACGAGCTCCGACGTCACCGTGACCCTGAATGGCGAGAAGGTGCTGCCCTACGCCCCAGTGGTGGAGCAAGCCGCACAGACTGCGGTGCTCAGCAAGGAAGTGGGCACCCAGGCGACCGCCAGCCTCGGCATCGAGGTGGGCCGTGACACCAGCGGTGCTTCGGTGAAGATCACCGCCACCGACGACAGCTCGCTGAATGGCCTGCCGGTCAAGGGCAATGTGCTGTTCGGCGGTGTATCGGAGAGCGTCACCCTGACCTCTGGCGGCGTGACCCTTGTGTACCGCTCCAATGCCGATGGCAGCCTCGACGCAGTCAAGCAGGGCACCAATGAGGTGGTGTTCAAGGTCAGCGGCAACGCTGCCAATGGCAGCTTCTCCGTGCAGATGGTCGGCACGCTGGACCAGGCCACCACCACGCAGAACAGCAGCAGCAGCCTGACATTCTCCCAGTCCAATGGAGCAGCCCAGGCGACCTCCAACACCACGAACTTCACTGTTTCCCTGAGTGGGACCAACGGAACGCCGTACTGGAACGGCAGCCGCCTGGGAATCGACAGTTCAAGCACAAGCAACAATGAAGAGCGCGAGATCAACTACCGCAGCAACAACGAGGTCGTGATACTGACATTCGCGGCGATTGCTGGCGTATTAATCTCCTCCGTGGCACTCGGAACGCAGAGTTTCAGCGACAGCGAACAGCTCCAGTACCGTATCAACGGAGGCCAGTGGCAGAGCTACACCAGCACCAGTTCGTCCCCGAACGTGAACATCTCCAGTACCAGCTCCATCAACACGGTCGAGATTCGCGCAGGGAACAGTGACACGGACTTCTCCATCAACTCAGTCAACGTGGGCTACACCAAGTCGGTAACCGCCGACGCGGGCTCCACCACCACCCTCAACCTCGGCGCCACCGTCACCGACGGCTCCGGTGACAAGGCGTCCACCGACTTCAACGTGGTCATCGATCCGGACACCACGCTGCAGGGCACCACCGGCAACGACTCCCTGATGGGCAGTTCGCAGGCTGACACTCTGCAGGGTGGTACAGGCGATGACCTGCTGAACGGTGGCCAGGGCAATGACACGCTCTACGGTGGAGACGGCAAGGACCTCCTGATCGGCGGCAAGGGCAACGACATCCTCTGGGGCCAGGGCGGCGCCGACAGCTTCGCTTGGAAATCCGGCGACGCCGGCGTGGCCGGCAGCCCGGCCCAGGACGTGGTGAAGGACTTCAAGCTGAGCGAAGGCGACAAGATCGACCTGAGCGATCTGCTGCAAGGGGAAAATACCAGCACCATCGACAACTTCCTCAAGCTGATCGTCGACACTGGCACCGGTCACGCCACCCTGCTGGTGAGCAAGGACGGCCACCTGAACGACGCCGGCGGTACCCCCGCCAGCCACGCCGACCTGTCGATCACGCTGGAAAATGCTGCGACCCAGCTCAGCGGCTCCAGCATCAGTTCGCTGATCGCCGGTGCCGATCCCACCATCAAGGTCGATCACAGCTGATGCCGTACCACCCGCAAACACTCCGGTGGTTGCGGGTGGTGGGCGTCTGCCTCATGCTCGCGACAGTTCTGAAGGGAGACTCGCCATGCTCTACATCCAGCGCGACGAAGTAGGGAATCTGGTTCGCGTCGAAGCGGCCGGGTTCGACGAAATGACGGGGACGCTGCCCGCCGACGACCAGGAGATCCAGGCCTGGTACGCCAACCTGGCGATGCAAAGCAGCCTGCTGCAACTGAAGCAGAGTGACCTGGACATGATCCGGGTGCTTGACGACCTGATCACGGCGCTGATGGCCAAAGGCGTCATCCGCATCACCGACCTGCCACCGGCCGCGCAATCCAAGCTGCTCAGCCGGAACCAGGCACGGGAAGCGCTGGGTGGTATCTCGCGGCTGATCGTCGAAGAAGAGGAAGAAGCGGGATCGGGGCTGATCTGAGCCCATTAATCCCCTGCCCCGGATTTCATCCGGCTACGCACCCCGCAGGGTGGGCTTCAGTCCACCAGCAACGGCCGCTTGAGCAAAGCTCGCTCCTACAATGTACGCTCTAGCGCCAGGGCGCCGGCGCACCAAACAGTTGGCCCTGTACGCCCTGAATGCCCATTCCCCGCAGCACGTCCAGCTCCCCTTCCGTCTCCACACGCTCGGCGATCAGTGGCAGGTCGATGCTGTGGGCTGCGCGCTGCATGGCCTCGATGAACAGGCGCTTGTCGGCCTCCAAATCGATGGCACGGATGTAGCTGCCGTCGACCTTGAGGTAAGCCAGGCCCAGGCGAGCCAGGTTGCCGATCATGCTGAAGCGGCCGCCGAAGTGTTGCAGGCTGAGGCCGAACCCCAGCTCCCGCAGACGCCGGGTGAGCTGTTCCAGTACGGCCTGTTCCGGCAACTGATCCTCTTCCAGCTCCAGCACCAGACGTGAAGCAAACTGCGAATGTTTGCGCAGCAGCTCGAAGGCCTTTTCCAGTTGCTGCGGTTCCCGCAGCAGGGCGCCGGACAGATTGAGTGCCAGGGTCTCGCCGTGGCCGGCCATCTGTTCCAGCACCCGCTCGAGCATGAGCAGGTCGAGGCGCGCCATCCAACCGAACCGCTGCAGCCACGGCAGGAAACGCCCCGCCGGAATGTGCTCGCCACGCTCGTCACACAGGCGCGACAGCACCTTGTAATGCAGGACCCGGTGCCGATCCCGGCACTCCACCACCGGCTGGAAATAGAGCTGGACTTGCCGCTGCGCCAGGGCCTTGCCGAGCAGTTGGTGCCAGGCATGGCGCTCATCGCCCACGCTCGGCGCCTCGCCCTGGGTCAAGGTGGCCCAGCTCCGTTCGGTCTGGCTTTCCGCCTTGGCCAGTGCCTCGTCGGCCAGGCGCAGCAGACAGGCAAGTTCGTCCCTTGGGCTGAACGGCACGAGACCCATGTGCGCCACCGGCAAGGCATCGGCCGCACCGGTACTTACCAGGTTGGCCAGGCCGCTATCGAGGCGCTGCGCCAGCTGTTCAGCCTCTTCGGCTACCAGCCCCGGCACCAGCAAGGCGAAATCGCCACCCCGGCTGCGCGCTACCAGTTGGCCAGCGCCCTGCCCCGCTGCCACCTGCGACAACAGCTCGGCCACCGCCAGCAGCAACTGGTCGGTACGCTGGCCGCCCAGACGCTGGTTGAGGCTGGCCAGATCATGCACCCGTAGCAGCAGCAGGTAGCCCGCGCTGGCCTGGTCTTCGGCGCCCAAGCGCGCCTGCAACTGCATCTCGAAATACCGACGGTTGGCCAGGCCCGTCAGGCTGTCCCGATAAGCCTCGTCTCGCAGGCGCTCGCTGCGCTCGGCCTGTTCCTGGAACAGCGCCTTGAGCTTCTCCACCATCTGGTTCATCGCCTGGACCACGCGACGCAGTTCCGGCGTACGTGGCAATTCCGGCAGGCTGAGAAATTCGCGACGGGCTATGGCGTGGGACTGCTCGACCATGTAGTCCAGCGGCTTCAGCTGACGACGCAACAGGACGGCGCCGAGTCCGGCGCTGGCCAGGCCGCAGGCCAGCAGCCAGCCAAGGCTGCCCAGCGCGCTTTGCCAGAGCCGGGCAAGAGCGAACAGCGGATGGCTCTGTACCTCCACCCGAGCGGCCTGCTGCCAGCCACGGCTGACGATGGCGTCGCCACCGGCCGAGCGCAGGTCAATCAAATCAACGAACCACTGCGGAACCTGGGCGCCCACTGCATCGGGCACGCCGGTGCGCTCCACCAGCACCTTGCCGCTCTCCAGCTCGACGACACGGATGTGCTCGAAATACCCGCTGTCGAAGATGGAGCTGACCATCAACTCGACCATCGCCGGGTCATCGATGTGCGGGGTCAGCGATAACCCCAGCGCGGTCGCCGCATCCTGGGCGTGGGAGCGCAGCTGGTTGACGTACTGCTCCCGCGAGCTCTCCAGGCCAACCACGAAGCTACCGCTGAAGGCGACCACCAGGAACAGGCAGATGGCGATCAATAACTGTTTGAACAGAGACATCTCGACTCCTATCGGGCCGGTTCCACCGGGAACCCTTCGGCCTTCATCTTCTTGAGCAATTCCTGCCAGCGCGACAGGCGCTTGGCGTCCCCAACCTGCTTGCCCCGACCGCTGCCGGCCAGCCACAGCCCCTCGGCGTTGAAGGCGTAGACCGGCAGCAAGTCGATACGCTGGTTGGCGGGGAGGATGGCGCCGACCAGGTTGTCCAGCACCAGCGGCATCGCGTCGGGCGAGGCGTAGTAGGTCAGCACCATATGCGCCTGGTTCAGGCGCAGCGCCTTGACGTAGGTAATGCGCAGCTTCTCGCTGGGCACGCCGAGCTGCCGCAGGCTGAAGTACTTGGCGATGGCGAAGTCTTCACAGTCGCCGGCACCGATACGCAGGGCCTGTACCGGGGTGGCCCAGTAGTCCGTCTGGTCCCAGAGGCTGATGTCGTCGGTGAAACGCAGCTTGGCGTTGAAGAAGCGGTTCACCTCTTCCAGCTGCTTCTGCTCATTGACACCGGCAAGGCGCCCGAGCATGGCCTGCCAGTCGTCGATGCGTTGCTTGCCGGGTCCGAGGGGGCCGTAGAGGTTCTCAGCGCGCCGGCTGATCAGAGTGAAGTCCCAGTCAGCCTGCAACACTCCCGTGAGCAGTGCCGGCAACAACGCCGCCACCAGGGCCGGCATCCGCCTTCCCCTGGGCGTATACCAGGTCTGCACGCTACGTCGGAGCATCCACCATCCCGTCTCGGAGGCCGCCGGGCCCCGTGGAACAAGCCGCGAATGGTGCGGGCTGGACCCGAAAAAAACAATGGCATTCTGCCGCTACGCAGCAGACGACAGCGCGTAGGGTGCACCGTGTGCACCAATGATTGCCCAGGGCCGCGCGGCGTCACATCGGAGCGCCGGTGCGCGCAGCGCACCCTACCTGTAGAACGTCGGTGCACGTCCCTCAGCGCAAGCCGCGCAAGTGGAGGAAGCCGAACAGCAGCACCTGCAGGCGCTCGACCCAGGGGAACGGCCGCGCCTTGAGCCTGCGATTGAACAGAACGGTCTCGCCCACATGGGCCAGCAGGATCGCGCCGGCCGCCAGCAGCAAGGGCTGGTGCAGCGGCTCACCGAACGGATAGATGAGGTTGAACAGCGCCACCAGCCAGAACATGGCCAGGGCGCCCTTGAGGAAGGATGGCAAGTGCATGATGTCTCCCGAGTTCGCGGATCAGGTGGCCAGTGTGCCGCCGGTTTGCCTTGCGGCTCTCCGCACTTTCGGTTGGAGCCTCAACGCACGGTCAGGGCAATGGCCGCCTCCTCGAAATCGAAGCAACCGAGGAAGGTCTTGATGTCCAGCAGGTTGCCGTCCGTCTTCACATCGCCCAGAACCGCCCCCTTGAGCAGGCTGTTCTGGCCACTGATGACGGTATCGAGATAGGTCTTGTCGAAAGTCAGCTTGAGCGTGGTGCCTTCAGGAATGCCCTTGTGCAACTCAGCTACGCCGCGGCGCACTTCCAGTGCCCACTCTTCATTGATGTCGGGAAACACGAAGCCCAGGGTCAGGTTCACGTCGGCGCTCTTTTCCGGGTCGATGCGGGTCACCCAGTTCTGCAGGAAGATGCGCGCCGGCAGGTTCTTCAGCATGTCGTCGGAGAGGAAGGCGTTGCGCATGCCCTGGGACAGATGCAGCGCGGCGTCGCCATCCAGCTTGCCTTCCAGCTCCATGGCGCTCATCAGGTACCAGTTGCGCCAGTTGATGTTCATGCTGGCGTAACCCAGGCGACGGAAGCTGCGCGCCTTGATCTCGCGGGCCAACTGGTCGTCGTGGTCGATGCGGATGGCGTAGCTCGACAGTTCGGCGGCCCATTGATAGTCACCCTTGAGGTAGGCCTCGCCAGCCGCCAGCAGCACCTTCTCGCGGCCACCCATCATGTCCACCAGGCGCTTGGCCTTCTCCATCGGCGGGGTCGGGTCGAGGTCCACCGGGTCGCCCTGGAACCAGCCCAGGTAGCCCTGGTAGATCTGCCGCACACTGTGCTTCACAGTGCCGTAATACTCACGCAGGTAGGGGGTGTAGCCGGCGAGGTAGGACGGGAGCTTGACCTTCTCCACGAGTTCGTCCGGCGTCAGTCCCTTGTTCATCCAGCGCACGGTCTGGTCATGGACATAGGCGATGGCATCGCGAGTCATCCGCAGCACTTCCTCCACCTTGTCCTTGCCGGACACCGGCTGGCCGTGCAGCGGCACCATGTAATCGGCCTGGAAGGCGCGCAGCTTGTCGAGGCTGTTCACCCACACCACCGGGTCGCGGAACTTGGTGCCACGCAGGGTGTGGATGTTCGGCAGGGTCGGCCCCTGGGTCACTTCGGCGCTGATCAGCACCCGGTTCTGCGGCAGGAACAGCACGATTTCGTCCGGCGCTTCGCTGGGTACGTGGAGGAACTGCACCGGCAGGCCGGCGATGGTGGTGTCGAGCTTGTCCTTGAAGGTGATGGTGGGCGTGATGAAGGTGGACTTGCCCTCATGGGCCAGCGGGCCGAGGCCGGCGTTCATGTCCTTCTTGTCGGTATCCGGCAGCGCCGCACCGAAGCTGTAACCCGAGCGCATGCCGAGAATGGGGCCGACCAGCGCACCCTGGGTGATCACGTTCTCCAGCAGGGTTTCCTGGGCATAGATCTGCACCTCGCCGCTCTTCACCTGCTCTTCGCTGACGAAGCCTTTCACGCCGTTGATGTGGTCCGGGTGGAAGTGGGTGTAGACAATGGCCCTTATCGGCTTGTCGCTGATCTTGCGGAACTCCGCCAACACCTTGCGCGACTGCTCGGCCGACTCACCGGTGTCGACGATGATCAGCCCTTCGGGTGCCTCGATCATCACGCTGTTGGCGAGGTTCCAGCCCACCGCCGAATAGACGTTGTCGGCAATCCTGTAGACCTTTTCGCTGAAGTGCTTGGTGTGCTCGGCCAGCTCAGCGTTGATGCTGGGCTGGATGGTCTCTTTCGGCAATGCGGCGTCGGCGCCCAGTGGCAGTGCAGCGACCAGCAGCAGGCCGCTGAAACGGGTGGTGATGCGCATGGTTTGCTCGTGGATTGTTGTTGTAGGTCGCGACAGGCTGGCAGGCACCTGCTAATAATTCCAATGCATTCTTTTTGCAATTTCGATGCAGCCAACGCATGAATGACCTTCGCCAGCTCCGCCATTTCGTCGCCCTCGCTGAATACGGCCACTTCGCCCGCGCAGCGGAAGCGGTCAACCTCAGCCAGCCGGCACTAAGCCGCAGCATCCAGGCCCTGGAGGCCAGCCTCGGCTGCAGCTTGCTGGACCGTGCGCCGCGCCAGATCAGCCTCACCGCCCACGGCCGGCTAGTGCTGGAACACGCCAGGCGCCTGCTGGACGGCAGTCGTGCGCTGCACAGCGCAGTGACCCAACTGGACAACCTCGACAGCGGCGAGCTGCGCCTGGGGGCCGGCCCCTACCCCGCAGCCCGCCTGGTACCCCATGCCCTCGGACGCTTCGCCAGCCAGCACCCGGGTGTACGTGTGCAGCTCTGCCTGGAGAACTGGCACACGCTGCGCCAGCGGCTGCTGGACGACGCAATCGAGCTGTTCGTTGCCGACGTTCGCGAATTCGATGGCGATCCCATGCTGGACATCGTTCCCTTGCGTCGGCACACCGGCACCCTGTTCTGCCGTCCCGGG comes from the Pseudomonas sp. TCU-HL1 genome and includes:
- a CDS encoding retention module-containing protein yields the protein MSSVIAIVKSIVGQVYAMSPEGFQRLLVEGDRLFKGDQLQTSLEGMATLELTDGRTVDLGRDTQWSESNVVAAAATQPATQTPADDVAQLQKAIEAGVDPTQELEATAAGPSAGGAGGGGSAGGGHSSVMLEATAERIDPTIGFPTSTAPLATEALGEEDTTPLNGAAQADTTEPNGNLPEPDATNSAPQGQNASLSTDEDTPISGQLNATDPDGDALTFTAGDAPRNGTVVINPDGSYTYTPNTNFNGNDSFTAIVSDGKGGTSTITVTIGVNPVNDAPVAANDGPAAVTEDTPATGNVLDNDSDVDGDTLSVTQFTIGGSTYNAGQTATLTGVGSLVINANGSFTFTPAQNYTGPVPTATYTVTDGTTTDTAELSFANVTPVDDASVLAPDTGTAKEDAEATGNVLANDNDVDSSLTVASFTIAGVASSFAAGSSAVIADMGTLTIATDGHYSFTPAANWNGAVPQVTYTTNTGSSSTLDITITPINDAPVAEPDETNVDEGGTVTINLAGNDTDVDDGLDLGSLLITDGPSNGTITVNADGTVSYQHNGSETSGDSFTYTIKDKSGVTSEPVTVYISVNPVNDAPQTLATSATGDEDATGIPVSLSGSDLDGNVASFVIKSLPANGTLWLNGTQLTVGDSVPATGNAASVTFVPSANWNGETAFDYAAVDNLGLDDGSAATATLTVNPVNDAPQTLATSATGDEDATGIPVSLSGSDLDGNVASFVIKSLPANGTLWLNGTQLTVGDSVPATGNAASVTFVPSANWNGETAFDYAAVDNLGLDDGSAATATLTVNPVNDAPQTLATSATGDEDAAGIPVSLSGSDLDGSVAHFVIKSLPANGTLWLNGVQLAIGDSVPATGNAASVTFVPSANWNGETAFDYAAVDNLGLDDGSAATATLTVNPVNDAPQTLATSATGDEDAAGIPVSLSGSDLDGSVAHFVIKSLPANGTLWLNGVQLAIGDSVPATGNAASVTFVPSANWNGETAFDYAAVDNLGLDDGSAATATLTVNPVNDAPQTLATSATGDEDAAGIPVSLSGSDLDGSVAHFVIKSLPANGTLWLNGVQLAIGDSVPATGNAASVTFVPSANWNGETAFDYAAVDNLGLEDGSAATATLTVNPVNDAPQTLATSATGDEDAAGIPVSLSGSDLDGSVASFVIKSLPANGTLWLNGTQLTVGDSVPATGNAASVTFVPSANWNGETAFDYAAVDNLGLDDGSAATATLTVNPVNDAPQTLATSATGDEDAAGIPVSLSGSDLDGSVAHFVIKSLPANGTLWLNGVQLTVGDSVPATGNAASVTFVPSANWNGETAFDYAAVDNLGLDDGSAATATLTVNPVNDAPQTLATSATGDEDAAGIPVNLSGSDLDGSVAHFVIKSLPANGTLWLNGTQLTVGDSVPATGNAASVTFVPSANWNGETAFDYAAVDNLGLDDGSAATATLTVNPVNDAPQTLATSATGDEDAAGIPVSLSGSDLDGSVAHFVIKSLPANGTLWLNGTQLTVGDSVPATGNAASVTFVPSANWNGETAFDYAAVDNLGLDDGSAATATLTVNPVNDAPQTLATSATGDEDATGIPVSLSGSDLDGNVASFVIKSLPANGTLWLNGTQLTVGDSVPATGNAASVTFVPSANWNGETAFDYAAVDNLGLDDGSAATATLTVNPVNDAPQTLATSATGDEDAAGIPVSLSGSDLDGSVAHFVIKSLPANGTLWLNGVQLAIGDSVPATGNAASVTFVPSANWNGETAFDYAAVDNLGLDDGSAATATLTVNPVNDAPQTLATSATGDEDAAGIPVSLSGSDLDGSVAHFVIKSLPANGTLWLNGVQLAIGDSVPATGNAASVTFVPSANWNGETAFDYAAVDNLGLDDGSAATATLTVNPVNDAPQTLATSATGDEDAAGIPVSLSGSDLDGSVAHFVIKSLPANGTLWLNGVQLAIGDSVPATGNAASVTFVPSANWNGETAFDYAAVDNLGLEDGSAATATLTVNPVNDAPQTLATSATGDEDAAGIPVSLSGSDLDGSVASFVIKSLPANGTLWLNGTQLTVGDSVPATGNAASVTFVPSANWNGETAFDYAAVDNLGLDDGSAATATLTVNPVNDAPQTLATSATGDEDAAGIPVSLSGSDLDGSVAHFVIKSLPANGTLWLNGVQLTVGDSVPATGNAASVTFVPSANWNGETAFDYAAVDNLGLDDGSAATATLTVNPVNDAPQTLATSATGDEDAAGIPVNLSGSDLDGSVAHFVIKSLPANGTLWLNGTQLTVGDSVPATGNAASVTFVPSANWNGETAFDYAAVDNLGLDDGSAATATLTVNPVNDAPQTLATSATGDEDAAGIPVSLSGSDLDGSVAHFVIKSLPANGTLWLNGTQLTVGDSVPATGNAASVTFVPSANWNGETAFDYAAVDNLGLDDGSAATATLTVNPVNDAPQTLATSATGDEDSLIAISLSGSDMDGTIASFKITSMPQHGTFYSDAAGTIAITAASVIAAASNGATIYFRPDSNWNGTTTFQYAATDNSGLADATPATGTLTVAPVNDAPNIVDASVSMNENVPANTQVFDVNDSFSGNDRDVDGQAITYSITGGNGSSIFVINPTTGVISIAPGKTLDYETARQHVLTVTASDGTLIDTAQITVNVNNLPDTPPSVTGGSKLVSETGLRSTTDTDTSNLATGKVTITHDSVTTVTLVTPSGTTLKSGGTTVTWGLSTDGRTLTGSAGTDKVITVSIDDLGNYSVNLLKPIDHPDATSPDVLNLNVGVKVKDAYNNEGTGTLTVQIQDDVPTAAPGGITIDIPVSSINISGLEAGFVNPISTAGDTSGLTQSNTDTDSYIDKLNWGGSSGSGYTFVDNEAYRTSGPSLPDSDFKVGTFTHNNFPISGTSLRSVDLVVKLTVMIDGVPTVIEHTVHLNHTETPNNASNTQDPANDDIIRLDNTTLVKQFTVGDRTFEFEIKGFLDPRTGGVVTEIRTTENAASSFDLYAVVKSTDGLPLNSGDVSTVTTTGADGDVLVSGSDASVSWIGATQQADGSFTITNAFGTFTGWADGRYRFEVSREARDNFNADQIEKLKFNYVVTDGDGDKTSSDVTVTLNGEKVLPYAPVVEQAAQTAVLSKEVGTQATASLGIEVGRDTSGASVKITATDDSSLNGLPVKGNVLFGGVSESVTLTSGGVTLVYRSNADGSLDAVKQGTNEVVFKVSGNAANGSFSVQMVGTLDQATTTQNSSSSLTFSQSNGAAQATSNTTNFTVSLSGTNGTPYWNGSRLGIDSSSTSNNEEREINYRSNNEVVILTFAAIAGVLISSVALGTQSFSDSEQLQYRINGGQWQSYTSTSSSPNVNISSTSSINTVEIRAGNSDTDFSINSVNVGYTKSVTADAGSTTTLNLGATVTDGSGDKASTDFNVVIDPDTTLQGTTGNDSLMGSSQADTLQGGTGDDLLNGGQGNDTLYGGDGKDLLIGGKGNDILWGQGGADSFAWKSGDAGVAGSPAQDVVKDFKLSEGDKIDLSDLLQGENTSTIDNFLKLIVDTGTGHATLLVSKDGHLNDAGGTPASHADLSITLENAATQLSGSSISSLIAGADPTIKVDHS